TTTCTGATACAAAGTTTGCTCAGAATTGTATCACTGGATATGACAATTATCACTCAAAATAGTGATTTATTCTTCTTTTTACAGGTAGGAGAGAAATTAATGAATTAATGAAAGAATGAAAGAATGAAGGAATGAAAGAATGAAAAATTAAGAATGAATGAACGTTCATTCATTTTCAATTTTTCTTATTATTACTGCAGGAATTCCGGCAGCAAAACAATTTGCGGGGATGTCTTTATTTACGAGACTGAGGGCGCCGATGATCGTATTATTTCCGATACTTATATTTCCCAGAATAACAGAATTAGCTCCAATATAAACATGATCTCCAAGTGTAGGAACCCCGGGTTCCGTCATTTTTCTACCTATGGTAACATTTTGATTCACTTGACAGTAATTGCCTATTACCGAATTACTGTGTATTACAACGCCAATTCCCCAATATCC
The genomic region above belongs to Bacteroidota bacterium and contains:
- a CDS encoding serine acetyltransferase, whose protein sequence is MQPPIIIYRISHFFFLLYLKPISFIFDYLNRLIFRCWIPGSAKIGKGFSVGYWGIGVVIHSNSVIGNYCQVNQNVTIGRKMTEPGVPTLGDHVYIGANSVILGNISIGNNTIIGALSLVNKDIPANCFAAGIPAVIIRKIENE